A genomic region of Colletes latitarsis isolate SP2378_abdomen chromosome 7, iyColLati1, whole genome shotgun sequence contains the following coding sequences:
- the Trxr1 gene encoding thioredoxin reductase 1 isoform X2 produces the protein MATLTMLARLVSFRSAHAKLLELPWSRCDAFPYGKTAMACICSDQTFMYDLLVIGGGSGGLAAAKEAADLGAKVAVFDYVTPSPRGSTWGLGGTCVNVGCIPKKLMHQAALLGEAVHESTFYGWQLPDPKTIQHDWEALRTAVQNHIKSVNWTTRVDLRTRLVEYINAEAYFKDEHTLWGKMKNGEQKTYTARNILIAVGGRPKYPDIPGALEYGITSDDIFSLKKAPGKTLVVGAGYIGLECAGFLNGLGYDATVMVRSIILRGFDQQMANIVAQEMERRGVHFIYQAKPSKIEKQSDDRLLVHWVDKDGQTHKDVFDTVLFAIGRKALTAQLKPENANIKTVPDSGKIDAVDEQTNVPNIYAVGDVLHKKPELTPVAIHAGRLLARRLFGKSTQQMDYTNVATTVFSPLEYGCVGLSEEAAIAIHGDEKIDVYHMYYKPTEFFVPQKDVSNCYLKVVAFKGGDERVLGMHFVGPHAGEVIQGFSAAMKCNLTFPKLKDTIGIHPTVAEEFTRVSITKRSGLDPKPTSCCS, from the exons ATGGCGACGTTAACAATGCTCGCTAGGCTCGTGTCATTTCGCTCTGCTCATGCCAAATTGCTCGAGTTACCATGGTCCAGGTGCGATGCGTTTCCTTATGGTAAAACTGCAATGGCCTGCATATGCT CTGATCAAACATTCATGTACGACCTGCTTGTTATTGGTGGTGGATCCGGTGGTTTAGCAGCAGCTAAAGAAGCAGCGGATCTAGGTGCAAAAGTTGCAGTTTTTGATTATGTTACACCATCTCCTCGAGGTTCCACTTGGGGTTTGGGTGGCACTTGCGTAAATGTTGGTTGTATACCAAAGAAATTGATGCATCAAGCTGCTTTGCTAGGAGAAGCTGTCCAT GAATCGACGTTCTATGGTTGGCAATTGCCAGATCCAAAAACTATTCAACATGATTGGGAGGCATTGAGAACCGCTGTACAAAATCATATAAAATCTGTGAATTGGACCACGCGTGTAGATCTTAGAACAAG ATTAGTTGAATACATTAATGCGGAAGCATATTTTAAGGATGAACACACACTGTGGGGAAAAATGAAGAATGGAGAACAAAAAACGTATACAGCTCGAAACATTTTGATTGCTGTAGGTGGTAGACCCAAATACCCCGACATTCCTGGTGCTTTGGAATATGGTATAACTAGCGATGATATTTTTAGTTTAAAGAAAGCACCAGGAAAAACGCTTGTCGTTGGTGCAGGAT acaTTGGTTTGGAGTGTGCTGGATTCTTGAATGGTTTAGGCTATGATGCAACAGTAATGGTTCGTTCCATCATTTTGCGAGGATTCGATCAACAAATGGCAAACATTGTTGCTCAAGAAATGGAAAGACGCGGTGTGCACTTCATCTACCAAGCTAAGCCGTCGAAAATTGAGAAACAAAGCGATGACCGGCTTCTCGTACATTGGGTCGATAAA GATGGACAGACCCATAAAGATGTTTTCGACACTGTTCTTTTTGCTATTGGTCGCAAAGCGCTCACAGCACAATTAAAGCCTGAGAATGCTAATATCAAAACTGTTCctgattctggaaaaattgacgcGGTAGACGAACAAACGAATGTTCCAAATATATACGCTGTCGGCGATGTGCTTCAT AAAAAACCAGAGTTAACACCTGTTGCTATACATGCTGGACGATTGTTGGCAAGAAGATTGTTTGGAAAATCAACGCAACAAATGGATTACACGAACGTAGCGACGACAGTGTTTAGTCCTTTAGAATATGGCTGTGTCGGTCTCAGCGAAGAAGCTGCGATTGCTATTCACGGAGATGAAAAGATAGATGTGTACCATATGTATTATAAACCCACGGAATTTTTTGTACCGCAGAAGGATGTTTCTAATTGTTATCTGAAAGTTGTTGCTTTTAAAGGCGGTGATGAAAGAGTGCTTGGTATGCACTTCGTCGGTCCACATGCTGGTGAAGTCATCCAAGGCTTCTCGGCTGCTATGAA GTGTAATTTAACATTCCCAAAACTGAAAGACACAATTGGTATCCACCCAACAGTCGCAGAAGAGTTCACACGAGTGTCCATAACTAAACGTTCCGGGCTTGATCCTAAGCCAACGAGTTGCTGTAGTTAA
- the Trxr1 gene encoding thioredoxin reductase 1 isoform X1, with protein MKSDSSKKKRSWCLSCRKKSHTLDSDLSDQEMQEPTEPLDELVEEQNNSFADQTFMYDLLVIGGGSGGLAAAKEAADLGAKVAVFDYVTPSPRGSTWGLGGTCVNVGCIPKKLMHQAALLGEAVHESTFYGWQLPDPKTIQHDWEALRTAVQNHIKSVNWTTRVDLRTRLVEYINAEAYFKDEHTLWGKMKNGEQKTYTARNILIAVGGRPKYPDIPGALEYGITSDDIFSLKKAPGKTLVVGAGYIGLECAGFLNGLGYDATVMVRSIILRGFDQQMANIVAQEMERRGVHFIYQAKPSKIEKQSDDRLLVHWVDKDGQTHKDVFDTVLFAIGRKALTAQLKPENANIKTVPDSGKIDAVDEQTNVPNIYAVGDVLHKKPELTPVAIHAGRLLARRLFGKSTQQMDYTNVATTVFSPLEYGCVGLSEEAAIAIHGDEKIDVYHMYYKPTEFFVPQKDVSNCYLKVVAFKGGDERVLGMHFVGPHAGEVIQGFSAAMKCNLTFPKLKDTIGIHPTVAEEFTRVSITKRSGLDPKPTSCCS; from the exons atgaaatctgaCAGCTCTAAGAAAAAGAGATCGTGGTGTCTCAGCTGTAGAAAGAAATCGCACACCTTGGATTCGGATTTAAGTGATCAAGAAATGCAAGAACCCACGGAGCCGTTGGACGAACTCGTCGAGGAACAAAACAATTCTTTCG CTGATCAAACATTCATGTACGACCTGCTTGTTATTGGTGGTGGATCCGGTGGTTTAGCAGCAGCTAAAGAAGCAGCGGATCTAGGTGCAAAAGTTGCAGTTTTTGATTATGTTACACCATCTCCTCGAGGTTCCACTTGGGGTTTGGGTGGCACTTGCGTAAATGTTGGTTGTATACCAAAGAAATTGATGCATCAAGCTGCTTTGCTAGGAGAAGCTGTCCAT GAATCGACGTTCTATGGTTGGCAATTGCCAGATCCAAAAACTATTCAACATGATTGGGAGGCATTGAGAACCGCTGTACAAAATCATATAAAATCTGTGAATTGGACCACGCGTGTAGATCTTAGAACAAG ATTAGTTGAATACATTAATGCGGAAGCATATTTTAAGGATGAACACACACTGTGGGGAAAAATGAAGAATGGAGAACAAAAAACGTATACAGCTCGAAACATTTTGATTGCTGTAGGTGGTAGACCCAAATACCCCGACATTCCTGGTGCTTTGGAATATGGTATAACTAGCGATGATATTTTTAGTTTAAAGAAAGCACCAGGAAAAACGCTTGTCGTTGGTGCAGGAT acaTTGGTTTGGAGTGTGCTGGATTCTTGAATGGTTTAGGCTATGATGCAACAGTAATGGTTCGTTCCATCATTTTGCGAGGATTCGATCAACAAATGGCAAACATTGTTGCTCAAGAAATGGAAAGACGCGGTGTGCACTTCATCTACCAAGCTAAGCCGTCGAAAATTGAGAAACAAAGCGATGACCGGCTTCTCGTACATTGGGTCGATAAA GATGGACAGACCCATAAAGATGTTTTCGACACTGTTCTTTTTGCTATTGGTCGCAAAGCGCTCACAGCACAATTAAAGCCTGAGAATGCTAATATCAAAACTGTTCctgattctggaaaaattgacgcGGTAGACGAACAAACGAATGTTCCAAATATATACGCTGTCGGCGATGTGCTTCAT AAAAAACCAGAGTTAACACCTGTTGCTATACATGCTGGACGATTGTTGGCAAGAAGATTGTTTGGAAAATCAACGCAACAAATGGATTACACGAACGTAGCGACGACAGTGTTTAGTCCTTTAGAATATGGCTGTGTCGGTCTCAGCGAAGAAGCTGCGATTGCTATTCACGGAGATGAAAAGATAGATGTGTACCATATGTATTATAAACCCACGGAATTTTTTGTACCGCAGAAGGATGTTTCTAATTGTTATCTGAAAGTTGTTGCTTTTAAAGGCGGTGATGAAAGAGTGCTTGGTATGCACTTCGTCGGTCCACATGCTGGTGAAGTCATCCAAGGCTTCTCGGCTGCTATGAA GTGTAATTTAACATTCCCAAAACTGAAAGACACAATTGGTATCCACCCAACAGTCGCAGAAGAGTTCACACGAGTGTCCATAACTAAACGTTCCGGGCTTGATCCTAAGCCAACGAGTTGCTGTAGTTAA
- the Sni gene encoding SDR family oxidoreductase sniffer isoform X2 — MKSILITGCNRGLGLGLVKHLTKLSQPPRNIFATCRNANKARELTALAEKSTNIHIIEIDLVNTKNYDKIVQTVGEKVGNDGLNVLFNNAGISSKFTRLNFVKEQQLTETFFVNTVVPILLTKDKSKMNIKRSAVINMSSILGSIAENNQGGYYPYRCSKTALNAATKSMSIDLKEDGILVTCLHPGWVRTDMGGNNAPMDIDTSVSNILNTLSSLTSEHTGCFIQYDRKSLPWHWFTILRI; from the exons ATGAAGTCAATCTTAATCACAGGTTGCAATCGTGGATTGGGTTTGGGTTTAGTGAAACACTTAACGAAACTGTCGCAGCCGCCACGGAATATTTTCGCAACTTGCCGAAACGCGAATAAAGCAAGG gaaTTGACTGCATTAGCTGAGAAATCGACAAATATTCACATTATCGAAATAG ATTTAGTCAATACGAAGAATTATGACAAAATAGTGCAAACTGTTGGCGAAAAAGTCGGCAACGACGGGCTGAATGTTTTGTTCAACAATGCTGGGATCAGCTCAAAATTTACAAGACTAAACTTCGTAAAAGAGCAACAACTTACAGAAACATTTTTTGTAAACACAGTGGTGCCAATTTTATTGACAAAG GACAAGTCAAAGATGAACATCAAAAGGTCTGCAGTTATTAATATGTCCTCCATTCTTGGAAGTATTGCTGAAAATAATCAGGGTGGATATTATCCTTACAGATGTAGCAAG ACTGCACTTAATGCAGCAACAAAATCAATGAGCATCGATTTAAAGGAAGATGGAATCCTAGTCACTTGTTTACATCCTGGTTGGGTGCGTACAGACATGGGAGGAAACAATGCACCCATGGATATTGATACCAGTGTTAGTAACATTTTGAACACGTTAAGTTCATTAACCTCTGAACATACAGGCTGCTTTATTCAATACGATCGGAAAAGTTTACCGTG GCATTGGTTCACTATTTTGAGAATTTGA
- the LOC143343626 gene encoding cilia- and flagella-associated protein 251, with protein sequence MHLIEMASNSSTSSFSKKSTDSIKKGSSNAQKSFKGDNDFAQCPFKLLWSFGMNTEVPLINLTTKNRTIIAYACSHAVIIYNYKSKEAITLQAHQGTVRTLSISRDGKWLLSADFDSDPVVVIWDTESGVPICTLFNPHGNDELAAARISPNAKYIVTIGNEKHQKVQFWLWTYGKDEPNTSIELTEIAFDRVKEIAFNEDFPEEFALTADHNIVFFIWAQGKLKYNCPKVVGNVRRYGIFNSSCYVSGTQQAMTATANGYVLVWTTVLEKGRGNDRDVEMKYIKSIQLHKNSINVILQHDGMLVTGTADGRINFHDPQLKILYWCQNRHLDSIQSISFNLQSTLLGPVSTTIASDLECDEVDLNYKGEFEENSESKIESTICDERIEYLKRVESKLMQHQDEVTSTTTINLEYMLRDYDKMGSSAKPPHIPVDATSENAPFYVDNFFVGDELACGLENGTLWLLHPITLEPLDEIPYKHSTESIVKLTFTECAEYMAYYDNTLVVAVFKRNHDSLAGSYLWNFIGKYRTHYTTIRDILFGPATPTSIVPRLFSLGEDKALIEYDLKNSGPYPHPGLKIMETHQIEYTATPLCFSWYPESGIERFFVISNSEYKYRLLNDATKMIRGTFLGPVFDAPVRHFKVLPDRKLENNRYMVFATNKEIGLQILPFDGNPYKTVGMIGHPYKITNICINCNGTILFTSGYNDPCVLMWKIKCRSVNILANLGGKSLSPYYGLIEGGRNGWLISEMKDLFYYAQILHQGENTTATRIVSEKVAIKQIPNLLRAIGYYPSNKEIEILMGEISYKNYAETGKLVEEITFEEFVKLYINHRPAFGISLKQLQEAFQVFTIPNRTSFLDQENPVLTKEQFMNILFGKGPTDRPDETNESFGEPLTYKEAYIYLKFLIDSDSDEMSYLDNDKPSILDDFIFLPERISYKDFVTDIMGIELPEETRADDE encoded by the exons ATGCATCTGATCGAAATGGCATCAAATAGTTCGACATCGTCATTTTCGAAGAAATCAACGGATTCGATAAAAAAGGGAAGTAGTAATGCCCAGAAATCTTTTAAAGGAGATAATGACTTTGCACAATGTCCTTTT AAATTATTATGGTCTTTTGGAATGAACACCGAAGTACCTCTGATAAATCTGACCACAAAAAATCGAACGATAATCGCGTATGCCTGCTCGCACGCCGTGATAATCTACAATTACAAATCTAAAGAAGCAAtaactcttcaggctcac CAAGGTACAGTGAGAACTCTATCCATCTCAAGAGACGGGAAATGGTTGTTATCGGCTGATTTCGATAGTGATCCAGTGGTCGTAATTTGGGATACCGAGAGCgg CGTACCAATTTGCACTCTATTCAATCCACATGGGAACGACGAGCTTGCAGCTGCAAGAATAAGCCCGAATGCTAAATACATAGTAACCATTGGAAATGAAAAACATCAAAAAGTCCAGTTTTGGCTGTGGACTTACGGGAAGGATGAACCTAATA cATCCATAGAGCTGACCGAAATTGCTTTTGATAGAGTGAAGGAAATAGCTTTCAACGAAGATTTTCCGGAGGAATTTGCTTTGACCGCCGATCATAATATCGTATTCTTTATTTGG GCACAAGGCAAGTTGAAATACAATTGTCCAAAAGTTGTTGGCAACGTACGACGATACGGAATATTCAATTCTTCTTGTTATGTGTCGGGCACGCAGCAAGCAATGACAGCAACAGCAAACG GATACGTTTTGGTTTGGACTACAGTTTTGGAAAAAGGACGCGGTAATGATAGAGATGTGGAAATGAAATACATTAAGTCTATCCAATTGCACAAAAACAGCATTAACGTGATACTACAACACGATGG AATGTTAGTGACAGGAACTGCGGACGGTCGAATTAATTTCCATGATCCtcaattaaaaattctttattgGTGTCAAAATCGCCATCTAGATTCTATACAATCGATTAGTTTCAATCTTCAATCCACGTTATTAGGTCCTGTATCTACTACTATCGCATCTGATC TTGAATGTGACGAAGTAGATCTAAATTATAAGGGAGAATTTGAAGAAAATTCAGAAAGTAAAATAGAAAGTACCATTTGCGACGAAAGAATAGAATATTTGAAACGAGTAGAAAGCAAACTAATGCAACACCAAGACGAAGTTACGTCCACAACAACCATAAACTTGGAATACATGTTAAGAGATTATGATAAAATGGGATCATCTGCGAAACCACCTCATATACCTGTAGACGCCACTTCTGAAAACGCACCTTTTTATGTCGATAACTTTTTCGTCG GTGATGAACTTGCTTGTGGCCTTGAGAATGGAACACTTTGGTTATTACACCCTATTACTTTGGAACCTCTTGATGAAATTCCTTACAAGCATTCCACGGAATCTATTGTTAAACTAACTTTCACAGAATGTGCTGAGTACATGGCTTATTAT GATAATACACTGGTAGTAGCAGTATTTAAAAGAAACCATGACTCATTGGCAGGATCATATCTGTggaattttattggaaaatatcGTACTCACTACACAACAATAAGAGATATACTTTTTGGACCAGCTACTCCTACTAGCATTGTACCACGATTGTTTTCATTGGGAGAAGATAAGGCCCTAATTGAATATGATCTTAAAAATAG TGGACCTTATCCACATCCTGGTCTTAAGATAATGGAAACTCATCAAATCGAGTATACTGCTACTCCTCTTTGTTTTTCCTGGTATCCTGAATCGGGAATTGAAAGATTCTTTGTGATCTCTAACTCAGAA TACAAATATCGATTGCTGAACGACGCAACGAAAATGATTCGAGGAACATTTCTAGGTCCAGTCTTTGATGCACCAGTTAGACATTTCAAG GTATTACCGGacagaaaattagaaaataataggTATATGGTTTTTGCAACTAACAAGGAAATTGGTCTTCAAATACTTCCTTTTGATGGCAACCCTTATAAAACTGTAGGAATGATAGGGCATCCATACAAG attACTAACATTTGCATTAATTGCAATGGTACTATTTTGTTCACTTCTGGTTACAATGATCCGTGCGTGTTAATGTGGAAAATAAAATGCAG ATCCGTGAATATACTGGCTAATCTAGGAGGTAAAAGTCTTTCACCATATTATGGTCTTATTGAAGGAGGAAGAAATGGTTGGCTTATCAGTGAAATGAAAGATCTCTTCTATTATGCTCAAATTTTACATCAAGGTGAAAATACAACAGCCACTAGAATAGTATCCGAGAAAGTAGCTATTAAACAAATACCAAATCTTCTGCGTGCTATTGGATATTATCCTAGTAATAAAGAA ATAGAGATTCTTATGGGCGAGATCTCTTACAAAAATTATGCAGAGACTGGTAAATTAGTTGAAGAAATTACGTTCGAGGAGTTCGTCAAACTTTATATAAATCACCGTCCAGCTTTTGGAATTTCTTTGAAACAATTGCAAGAAGCTTTTCAAGTCTTCACGATTCCAAATCGAACTTCATTTTTAGATCAGGAAAATCCAGTTTTGACTAAAGAACAATTTATGAATATATTATTTGGAAAAGGACCTACAGATAGACCAGACGAAACCAACGAAAGCTTTG gAGAACCATTAACATATAAAGAAGCATATATATACCTGAAGTTTCTTATTGATAGTGATTCAGATGAAATGAGTTATTTGGATAACGACAAACCGTCCATACTCGACGACTTTATATTTTTACCAGAG AGGATATCTTACAAAGATTTCGTCACGGACATTATGGGTATTGAATTGCCGGAGGAAACGAGGGCTGACGACGAGTAA
- the Trxr1 gene encoding thioredoxin reductase 1 isoform X3, giving the protein MAPIADQTFMYDLLVIGGGSGGLAAAKEAADLGAKVAVFDYVTPSPRGSTWGLGGTCVNVGCIPKKLMHQAALLGEAVHESTFYGWQLPDPKTIQHDWEALRTAVQNHIKSVNWTTRVDLRTRLVEYINAEAYFKDEHTLWGKMKNGEQKTYTARNILIAVGGRPKYPDIPGALEYGITSDDIFSLKKAPGKTLVVGAGYIGLECAGFLNGLGYDATVMVRSIILRGFDQQMANIVAQEMERRGVHFIYQAKPSKIEKQSDDRLLVHWVDKDGQTHKDVFDTVLFAIGRKALTAQLKPENANIKTVPDSGKIDAVDEQTNVPNIYAVGDVLHKKPELTPVAIHAGRLLARRLFGKSTQQMDYTNVATTVFSPLEYGCVGLSEEAAIAIHGDEKIDVYHMYYKPTEFFVPQKDVSNCYLKVVAFKGGDERVLGMHFVGPHAGEVIQGFSAAMKCNLTFPKLKDTIGIHPTVAEEFTRVSITKRSGLDPKPTSCCS; this is encoded by the exons ATGGCACCAATTG CTGATCAAACATTCATGTACGACCTGCTTGTTATTGGTGGTGGATCCGGTGGTTTAGCAGCAGCTAAAGAAGCAGCGGATCTAGGTGCAAAAGTTGCAGTTTTTGATTATGTTACACCATCTCCTCGAGGTTCCACTTGGGGTTTGGGTGGCACTTGCGTAAATGTTGGTTGTATACCAAAGAAATTGATGCATCAAGCTGCTTTGCTAGGAGAAGCTGTCCAT GAATCGACGTTCTATGGTTGGCAATTGCCAGATCCAAAAACTATTCAACATGATTGGGAGGCATTGAGAACCGCTGTACAAAATCATATAAAATCTGTGAATTGGACCACGCGTGTAGATCTTAGAACAAG ATTAGTTGAATACATTAATGCGGAAGCATATTTTAAGGATGAACACACACTGTGGGGAAAAATGAAGAATGGAGAACAAAAAACGTATACAGCTCGAAACATTTTGATTGCTGTAGGTGGTAGACCCAAATACCCCGACATTCCTGGTGCTTTGGAATATGGTATAACTAGCGATGATATTTTTAGTTTAAAGAAAGCACCAGGAAAAACGCTTGTCGTTGGTGCAGGAT acaTTGGTTTGGAGTGTGCTGGATTCTTGAATGGTTTAGGCTATGATGCAACAGTAATGGTTCGTTCCATCATTTTGCGAGGATTCGATCAACAAATGGCAAACATTGTTGCTCAAGAAATGGAAAGACGCGGTGTGCACTTCATCTACCAAGCTAAGCCGTCGAAAATTGAGAAACAAAGCGATGACCGGCTTCTCGTACATTGGGTCGATAAA GATGGACAGACCCATAAAGATGTTTTCGACACTGTTCTTTTTGCTATTGGTCGCAAAGCGCTCACAGCACAATTAAAGCCTGAGAATGCTAATATCAAAACTGTTCctgattctggaaaaattgacgcGGTAGACGAACAAACGAATGTTCCAAATATATACGCTGTCGGCGATGTGCTTCAT AAAAAACCAGAGTTAACACCTGTTGCTATACATGCTGGACGATTGTTGGCAAGAAGATTGTTTGGAAAATCAACGCAACAAATGGATTACACGAACGTAGCGACGACAGTGTTTAGTCCTTTAGAATATGGCTGTGTCGGTCTCAGCGAAGAAGCTGCGATTGCTATTCACGGAGATGAAAAGATAGATGTGTACCATATGTATTATAAACCCACGGAATTTTTTGTACCGCAGAAGGATGTTTCTAATTGTTATCTGAAAGTTGTTGCTTTTAAAGGCGGTGATGAAAGAGTGCTTGGTATGCACTTCGTCGGTCCACATGCTGGTGAAGTCATCCAAGGCTTCTCGGCTGCTATGAA GTGTAATTTAACATTCCCAAAACTGAAAGACACAATTGGTATCCACCCAACAGTCGCAGAAGAGTTCACACGAGTGTCCATAACTAAACGTTCCGGGCTTGATCCTAAGCCAACGAGTTGCTGTAGTTAA
- the Sni gene encoding SDR family oxidoreductase sniffer isoform X1, whose amino-acid sequence MKSILITGCNRGLGLGLVKHLTKLSQPPRNIFATCRNANKARELTALAEKSTNIHIIEIDLVNTKNYDKIVQTVGEKVGNDGLNVLFNNAGISSKFTRLNFVKEQQLTETFFVNTVVPILLTKAFLPLLKIASNNFKDKSKMNIKRSAVINMSSILGSIAENNQGGYYPYRCSKTALNAATKSMSIDLKEDGILVTCLHPGWVRTDMGGNNAPMDIDTSVSNILNTLSSLTSEHTGCFIQYDRKSLPWHWFTILRI is encoded by the exons ATGAAGTCAATCTTAATCACAGGTTGCAATCGTGGATTGGGTTTGGGTTTAGTGAAACACTTAACGAAACTGTCGCAGCCGCCACGGAATATTTTCGCAACTTGCCGAAACGCGAATAAAGCAAGG gaaTTGACTGCATTAGCTGAGAAATCGACAAATATTCACATTATCGAAATAG ATTTAGTCAATACGAAGAATTATGACAAAATAGTGCAAACTGTTGGCGAAAAAGTCGGCAACGACGGGCTGAATGTTTTGTTCAACAATGCTGGGATCAGCTCAAAATTTACAAGACTAAACTTCGTAAAAGAGCAACAACTTACAGAAACATTTTTTGTAAACACAGTGGTGCCAATTTTATTGACAAAG GCATTTCTGCCATTGTTGAAAATAGCATCTAACAATTTCAAGGACAAGTCAAAGATGAACATCAAAAGGTCTGCAGTTATTAATATGTCCTCCATTCTTGGAAGTATTGCTGAAAATAATCAGGGTGGATATTATCCTTACAGATGTAGCAAG ACTGCACTTAATGCAGCAACAAAATCAATGAGCATCGATTTAAAGGAAGATGGAATCCTAGTCACTTGTTTACATCCTGGTTGGGTGCGTACAGACATGGGAGGAAACAATGCACCCATGGATATTGATACCAGTGTTAGTAACATTTTGAACACGTTAAGTTCATTAACCTCTGAACATACAGGCTGCTTTATTCAATACGATCGGAAAAGTTTACCGTG GCATTGGTTCACTATTTTGAGAATTTGA